In one window of Heptranchias perlo isolate sHepPer1 chromosome 4, sHepPer1.hap1, whole genome shotgun sequence DNA:
- the LOC137321241 gene encoding thioredoxin-like isoform X3, whose protein sequence is MGIQNIENWEDFQAKLKEAGDKLVVVDFFAVWCGPCKMIKPKFAEFAEQYTNVIFCQVDVDEAEDVAQNCGVNSMPTFQFYKNGNKEELEVELKNAGDRLVVVDFFTTWCMPCKTIAPKIEELSTKYIDVVFCKVDVDEVEVMI, encoded by the exons ATGGGGATCCAAAATATCGAGAATTGG GAGGATTTTCAGGCCAAATTGAAAGAAGCGGGAGACAAACTAGTTGTTGTTGATTTCTTTGCAGTCTGGTGTGGGCCTTGTAAAATGATCAAACCAAAATTTGCA gaattTGCAGAACAATATACTAATGTGATCTTCTGTCAGGTGGATGTGGACGAAGCTGAA GATGTCGCTCAAAACTGTGGTGTCAATTCTATGCCAACATTCCAATTCTACAAGAATGGAAATAAG GAAGAACTTGAGGTCGAATTGAAGAACGCGGGAGACAGGCTCGTAGTCGTTGATTTTTTCACCACTTGGTGCATGCCTTGTAAAACCATCGCACCAAAAATTGAA GAATTGTCCACAAAATACATTGATGTGGTGTTCTGCAAAGTGGATGTGGATGAAGTTGAA
- the LOC137321241 gene encoding thioredoxin-like isoform X2, producing the protein MGIQNIENWEDFQAKLKEAGDKLVVVDFFAVWCGPCKMIKPKFAEFAEQYTNVIFCQVDVDEAEDVAQNCGVNSMPTFQFYKNGNKEELEVELKNAGDRLVVVDFFTTWCMPCKTIAPKIEFSCYFPPRNCPQNTLMWCSAKWMWMKLKYVEDCVLIHPI; encoded by the exons ATGGGGATCCAAAATATCGAGAATTGG GAGGATTTTCAGGCCAAATTGAAAGAAGCGGGAGACAAACTAGTTGTTGTTGATTTCTTTGCAGTCTGGTGTGGGCCTTGTAAAATGATCAAACCAAAATTTGCA gaattTGCAGAACAATATACTAATGTGATCTTCTGTCAGGTGGATGTGGACGAAGCTGAA GATGTCGCTCAAAACTGTGGTGTCAATTCTATGCCAACATTCCAATTCTACAAGAATGGAAATAAG GAAGAACTTGAGGTCGAATTGAAGAACGCGGGAGACAGGCTCGTAGTCGTTGATTTTTTCACCACTTGGTGCATGCCTTGTAAAACCATCGCACCAAAAATTGAA TTTTCCTGTTATTTCCCCCCTAGGAATTGTCCACAAAATACATTGATGTGGTGTTCTGCAAAGTGGATGTGGATGAAGTTGAAGTATGTTGAAGATTGTGTCCTAATCCACCCAATATGA